From the Flavobacterium galactosidilyticum genome, one window contains:
- a CDS encoding DUF488 family protein yields MKPHVTYTIGHSTHKIEVFIAILQSFDIKTIVDIRRFPGSRKFPQFDQHNLKIALEAVGIQYVSMLELGGRRKPNNDSKNTIWKNESFRGYADYMETAVFATAIIKLEEIALQQTTAYMCSEALWWRCHRSMVSDYLKVKGWNILHIMGINKVQKHKYTAPARIVNGELLYAEQH; encoded by the coding sequence ATGAAACCACATGTAACTTATACTATAGGACATTCAACTCACAAAATTGAAGTTTTCATAGCAATTTTACAATCTTTTGACATTAAAACTATCGTGGACATACGCCGATTTCCTGGCTCTCGCAAATTTCCACAATTTGATCAACATAATTTAAAAATAGCGTTAGAGGCAGTGGGAATACAATACGTTTCCATGCTTGAATTAGGCGGACGAAGAAAACCTAATAATGATTCTAAAAACACGATTTGGAAAAATGAATCTTTTAGAGGCTACGCGGATTATATGGAAACTGCTGTATTTGCAACTGCTATTATCAAATTAGAAGAAATCGCTTTACAGCAAACCACAGCTTACATGTGTTCTGAAGCGCTGTGGTGGAGATGCCATCGCTCGATGGTTTCTGATTATTTAAAAGTAAAAGGATGGAACATATTGCACATTATGGGAATCAATAAAGTTCAAAAACATAAATATACAGCACCAGCAAGAATTGTAAATGGAGAACTACTTTACGCTGAGCAGCATTAA
- a CDS encoding SMUG2 DNA glycosylase family protein, translating into MSKNFGDNVIDFNRNLIFSEALPEGFQVINPYMDNPETMDVMIQFYNKFYADYEKRKFIVGINPSRHGAGVTGVPFTDTKRLETICGIKMDSAHTHEISSVFMYDMIREYGGASAFYKQFYINSPFPLAIVQKTKEGKWLNANYYDDNKLFEMVKDFMILTLKKHISLGLDTSEVYVLGKKNAIFIQKLNKEAHLFDQLKVLEHPRYIQQYKSKEKQLYIDKYILTLNKIL; encoded by the coding sequence TTTTGGAGATAATGTCATCGATTTTAACCGCAATCTGATTTTTTCAGAAGCACTTCCAGAAGGCTTTCAAGTAATAAATCCGTATATGGACAATCCTGAAACCATGGACGTAATGATTCAGTTTTATAACAAATTTTATGCTGATTATGAAAAAAGAAAATTCATAGTAGGCATAAACCCTAGTCGTCATGGCGCTGGTGTAACAGGAGTGCCGTTTACAGACACTAAGAGACTGGAAACCATTTGCGGAATCAAAATGGACTCGGCACATACGCACGAAATATCTTCTGTTTTTATGTATGATATGATTCGGGAATATGGCGGTGCTTCAGCTTTTTACAAACAGTTTTATATAAATTCTCCATTTCCGTTAGCTATTGTTCAAAAAACAAAAGAAGGAAAATGGCTTAATGCTAATTACTATGATGATAATAAGTTGTTTGAAATGGTTAAAGATTTCATGATTTTAACGCTAAAAAAACATATCAGTTTAGGATTAGACACTTCTGAAGTATATGTACTAGGAAAGAAAAATGCGATATTCATTCAGAAATTAAATAAAGAGGCGCATTTATTTGACCAATTGAAAGTATTAGAACATCCACGTTATATCCAGCAATACAAATCAAAAGAGAAACAACTTTATATTGACAAGTATATCTTAACCTTAAATAAGATATTATGA